A genomic segment from Nitrosopumilus sp. K4 encodes:
- a CDS encoding plastocyanin/azurin family copper-binding protein has protein sequence MKGLTVGLIVLLTISLGFSFSNVYGQVDPNNALILEGSGFAVTEEIIRISEIDLAISTQQQTGSSIRSTIEDGFITLDDEDYLPTELKSTFLREGKYIRINGNIENESGNEASVRFFGRLVEESTTASVYWFTGRITVGDDSYKIIYATKLSTLSKIKPTPTESTTKEQLTIQIMKGASSKDLGTNYIGLSGAESLRYFSLDRISIEPGTSITIVNNDVVSHSIFSGKENYGDRHNPFTADGRIATEDIQPGKSLSITFDDAGFYRLYDPNYPWMKIVAYVFPNINNLVIGQSQNLGN, from the coding sequence GTGAAAGGACTTACAGTAGGATTAATTGTATTACTTACAATATCATTAGGATTTTCATTTTCAAATGTTTATGGACAGGTTGACCCAAACAACGCCTTGATTTTGGAAGGCTCTGGATTTGCAGTAACTGAAGAAATCATTAGAATCTCAGAAATTGATCTTGCGATATCCACACAACAACAAACTGGAAGTTCTATTAGATCTACCATAGAAGATGGATTCATTACACTAGATGACGAAGATTATCTTCCAACAGAACTAAAATCGACATTCCTGAGAGAAGGCAAGTATATCAGAATTAATGGAAACATTGAAAACGAATCAGGCAATGAAGCTTCAGTTAGATTTTTTGGAAGATTAGTTGAGGAAAGCACAACTGCATCTGTCTATTGGTTTACAGGAAGAATTACAGTAGGAGATGACTCTTACAAAATAATCTATGCTACAAAACTTTCTACTTTATCAAAAATTAAACCAACCCCAACAGAATCAACTACAAAAGAACAACTTACAATACAAATTATGAAAGGCGCATCATCTAAAGATCTTGGCACTAATTACATTGGACTTTCAGGTGCAGAAAGCTTGAGATATTTTTCACTAGATAGAATCTCAATAGAACCTGGAACATCAATTACAATCGTAAACAATGATGTTGTTTCTCATAGCATATTTAGTGGAAAGGAAAATTATGGAGATCGTCACAATCCATTCACAGCTGATGGACGAATAGCAACTGAAGACATCCAACCCGGAAAATCATTATCTATCACATTTGATGATGCCGGTTTTTACAGATTGTATGATCCTAATTACCCATGGATGAAAATTGTAGCATATGTTTTTCCAAACATTAACAATCTTGTAATAGGTCAGAGCCAGAATCTAGGCAATTAA
- a CDS encoding stage II sporulation protein M: MGLFSAAYQIGSMSEVSDEEANTFMGEFEELVKDIDAVGIFVHNTTISLPMFIPGFGVAWGLFSAWSTGFAFSAIVSITPQLAEIPPLAILYLSPFGLMELVAYSMATSRSFILIRAIGKKTNLIPFIRPTGIEVGIVIGLLLIGGFLEDYMIKLAGEQGFDILGF; this comes from the coding sequence ATGGGTCTTTTTTCAGCAGCATATCAGATCGGTTCAATGTCTGAAGTATCTGATGAGGAAGCAAATACATTCATGGGTGAATTTGAAGAATTAGTAAAGGATATTGATGCTGTAGGAATCTTTGTACATAACACTACAATTTCATTGCCCATGTTTATTCCGGGATTTGGTGTTGCATGGGGTCTGTTTTCTGCATGGTCTACAGGATTTGCATTTTCTGCCATTGTTTCAATAACTCCTCAACTGGCTGAGATTCCTCCTCTTGCAATTCTATATCTCTCACCATTCGGATTAATGGAGCTTGTTGCCTACTCCATGGCAACATCAAGAAGTTTCATTTTGATTAGGGCAATAGGTAAAAAAACAAACTTGATTCCATTTATCAGACCTACTGGAATAGAGGTTGGAATAGTTATCGGATTGCTTCTAATTGGCGGATTTTTAGAAGATTATATGATTAAACTTGCTGGTGAGCAAGGTTTTGACATACTAGGATTCTAA